A stretch of DNA from Desulfosarcina ovata subsp. ovata:
ATATGAAAGCAAAAGGCAAATCGAAGAAAGACCAAAAGCCGGCCGCGCCGGTCAATGCGAAAAAAGACAAGCTGGACCGTAAATTTTACGAGGCGGAGATGAACCGTCTGCAGACCGAACTGGTCAAGCTGCAGGCCTGGGTCCGTCACAAGGGGCTGCGCGTGGCGGTCCTCTTCGAGGGCCGCGACGCGGCCGGCAAGGGTGGGGTGATCAAACGCATTGCCGAACGCGTCAGCCCACGGGTTTTCCGTACCGTTGCCTTGCCCGCTCCCAGCGATCGCGAGAGAACCCAGCTTTACATTCAGCGTTACGTCAAATTCATGCCCGCCGCCGGCGAGGTGGTGCTTTTTGACCGCAGCTGGTACAACCGCCTGCTGGTGGAGCAGGTCATGGGCTTCTGCACGGATGACGAGTACGAACGCTTCAAACGCAACTGCGCCGGTTTCGAGCAGTCGTTGATCGAAGACGGCATCATTCTCGTCAAGTACTGGCTGGAAGTTGGCAACGGCGAACAGAAACGGCGTTTTCAGCGGCGCATCGAGGATCCCATCCGCCAGTGGAAGCTCAGCCCGATGGACCTGGAATCCAGGCGCCGCTGGTACGCCTACTCACGGGCCCGCGACGCCATGTTCGCCGCCACGGATACCCGCATCGCGCCATGGGTCATCGTCCCTTCGGACGACAAGCGTCGGGCGCGGCTCAATTGTATCCGTCACCTGTTGGACACCGTCCCCTAC
This window harbors:
- the ppk2 gene encoding polyphosphate kinase 2, with protein sequence MKAKGKSKKDQKPAAPVNAKKDKLDRKFYEAEMNRLQTELVKLQAWVRHKGLRVAVLFEGRDAAGKGGVIKRIAERVSPRVFRTVALPAPSDRERTQLYIQRYVKFMPAAGEVVLFDRSWYNRLLVEQVMGFCTDDEYERFKRNCAGFEQSLIEDGIILVKYWLEVGNGEQKRRFQRRIEDPIRQWKLSPMDLESRRRWYAYSRARDAMFAATDTRIAPWVIVPSDDKRRARLNCIRHLLDTVPYEEVQQKPVDLPPRDKQDAYDDLKSIMGRRQVPAYY